Proteins from a single region of Carassius gibelio isolate Cgi1373 ecotype wild population from Czech Republic chromosome A5, carGib1.2-hapl.c, whole genome shotgun sequence:
- the LOC127990817 gene encoding voltage-gated potassium channel subunit beta-2 — protein sequence MQVSFACTEHNLKSRSEDRLCGLRNAPPPGGSNSGGGGSGQGGNGHYAPHSLVKSRDVAGSRPLPQGHAHMKEALGRHSSMKYRNLGKSGLRVSCLGLGTWVTFGSQISDEMAESVMTVAYENGVNLFDTAEVYASGRAEITLGNIIKKKGWRRSSYVVTTKIYWGGQAETERGLSRKHIIEGLRGSLSRLQLEYVDIVFANRNDVNSPMEEVVRAMTFVINQGMAMYWGTSRWSSMEIMEAYSVARQFNLIPPVCEQAEYHYFQRDKVEVQLPELYHKIGVGAMTWSPLACGLITGKYSDGVPDFSRAAIKGYQWLKERVFSEEGRRQLAKIKELHLVADRLGCTAAQLAIAWCLRSEGVSSVLLGVSNTDQLLENLGALRVLSQMNPQTVSEMDALLGNKPHSKKESRA from the exons ATGCAGGTCTCATTTGCTTGTACGGAGCACAATCTGAAGAGCCGCAGTGAGGACCGGCTGTGCGGCCTGCGAAATGCCCCTCCACCAGGGGGCAGCAACAGCGGCGGAGGAGGCAGTGGACAGGGGGGCAACGGCCACTACGCCCCTCACAGCCTGGTCAAGTCTCGGGACGTGGCGGGGTCCCGACCCCTGCCGCAAGGCCACGCCCACATGAAGGAGGCTCTTGGGCGACACAGTAGCATGAAATACAG aaACCTCGGAAAGTCGGGTCTGCGTGTTTCTTGCTTGGGTCTTG GGACCTGGGTGACATTTGGATCTCAGATCTCTGATGAG atgGCAGAGAGTGTGATGACGGTAGCTTATGAGAATGGAGTCAATCTGTTCGACACAGCTGAAGTGTACGCTTCAGGCAG GGCTGAAATCACTCTAGGGAATATCATCAAGAAGAAAGGCTGGAG ACGGTCCAGTTATGTAGTAACGACTAAGATCTACTGGGGAGGACA ggcagagacagagagaggcctGTCCAGGAAACACATCATAGAAG GTCTCAGAGGATCCCTGTCTAGACTACAGCTGGAGTATGTGGATATAGTCTTCGCCAACAGGAACGATGTGAACAGCCCAATGGAAG aggtAGTACGTGCGATGACATTTGTTATAAACCAGGGGATGGCCATGTACTGGGGCACGTCCCGCTGGAGCTCCATGGAGATCATG gaGGCGTACTCTGTAGCGAGGCAGTTTAATCTAATCCCACCGGTGTGTGAGCAGGCCGAGTATCACTATTTCCAGAGGGACAAAGTGGAGGTGCAGCTGCCAGAGCTCTACCACAAGATCG GTGTTGGAGCCATGACCTGGTCTCCTCTGGCGTGTGGGCTGATCACTGGGAAATACAGTGACGGGGTTCCAGACTTCTCCAGAGCCGCAATTAAA GGCTATCAGTGGCTGAAGGAGCGAGTGTTCAGTGAAGAGGGACGCAGACAGCTGGCAAAAATCAAAGAGCTCCATCTGGTGGCTGACAGACTGGGCTGCACGGCGGCTCAGCTCGCCATCG CGTGGTGCTTGCGTAGTGAAGGGGTCAGTTCTGTACTTCTTGGTGTCTCCAATACAGACCAGCTTCTTGAGAACCTCGGAGCCCtgcgg GTGCTGTCTCAGATGAATCCTCAGACAGTGAGCGAGATGGATGCTCTCCTGGGCAACAAGCCTCACTCCAAGAAAGAGTCACGTGCGTGA